Within the Thiohalobacter sp. IOR34 genome, the region CCGAACAGCACTTTGTCGCCGACCTTCACGTCCAGCGGGCGCACCTCGCCGTTCTCCAGGATCTTGCCGTTACCCACAGCGATGACCTCGCCACGGACGGGCTTCTCGGCTGCCGTATCCGGAATGACGATACCGCCGGCCGTAGTACGCTCTTCCTCCATGCGCTTGATGATCACGCGATCATGCAACGGACGAATATTCATCAGGATTTTCTCCTTAATACACGATTCATTTTCAGTGGTCTGGACGAGCGCTGTTAGCACTCGATTTCGGTGAGTGCTAATAATAGCGACGCGCCTCGCAGAATCAAGGGGCGCGGGTTATTTAAATAATTTATCCGCGGATAAGTATGCTTAAGGGAAAGGCGCGGCTTCAATCGTCGTCGCGGGTGTACTCACCCTCCAGGGTCACCGGGCCGCGCTCGGCGCCGGGGGCCGCGGGACCGGCCGGCGGGAAACCGCCGCCGCCGCGGAGGAAGGCGCGGATCAGCCAGCGACGCACCGGGGGGATCAGGCCGAGGAAACCCAGGGTATCGGTGACGAAGCCGGGAGTGAGCAGCAGGGCGCCGCTGACCAACAGCACCGCCCCCTCCAGCAGCTCCATCGCCGGCAGCTCGCCGCGCATCATCGACAGCTGCACCCGCTGCAGGGTGCTGAGCCCCTGCTGGCGCAGCAGCAGGGCACCGAGCACGGCGGTGAACACCACCAGGAAGACAGTGGGAATGGCGCCCAGCAGGTTGCCGACCTTGATCAGGACATAGATCTCGACCGCCGGGATGACCAGGAACAGCACCAGCAGGAGGGGAAAGGGGTTCATCCGCGCACCATAACGGGAACGCCGGGGCGCGACAAGCCGCCCATGGGGACGGTGGCCACACCGCGATTCCGCGGGACACCCGATCGCGGCCTGGAGGCCGCTCCTACAAACAAGAGGTCCCGCCATGCCCCGTGTAGGAGCGGCGTCCACGCCGCGATTCCGGCGAGACACCCATCGCGGCCTGGAGGCCGCTCCTACAAACAAGAGGTCCCGCCATGCCCCGTGTAGGAGCGGCGTCCACGCCGCGATTCCGGCGGCATACCCCATCGCGGCCTGGAGGCCGCTCCTACATTGTTTTCCGTGGATTCCGTGGCCATCGATCTTTTCGTGGGTTTCGCGGGTTTCGTGGCCATCGTCGGTTCCGCCTGACGACGGTGGCAACCCCATCGCGGCCTGGAGGCCGCTCCTACATTGTTTTCCGTGGATTCCGTGGCCATCGATCTTTTCGTGGGTTTCGCGGGTTTCGTGGCCATCGTCGGTTCCGCCTGACGACGGTGGCAACCCCATCGCGGCCTGGAGGCCGCTCCTACATTGTTTTCCGTGGATTCCATGGCCATCGGTCTTTTCGTGGGTTTCGCGGGTTTCGTGGCCATCGTCGGTTCCGCCTGACGACGGCGGCACACCCCATCGCGGCCGGGAGGCCGCTCCTACATTGTTTTCCGTGGATTCCATGGCCATCGATCTTTTCGTGGGTTTCGCGGGTTTCGTGGCCATCGTCGGTTCCGCCTGACGACGGCGGCAACCCCATCGCGGCCTGGAGGCCGCTCCTACATTGTTTTCCGTGGATTCCGTGGCCATCGATCTTTTCGTGGGTTTCGTGGGTTTCGTGGCCATCGTCGGTTCCGCCTGACGACGGCGGTAACCCCATCGCGGCCTGGAGACCGCTCCTACATTGTTTTCCGTGGATTCCGTGGCCATCGATCTTTTCGTGGGTTTCGCGGGTTTCGTGGCCATCGTCGGTTCCGCCTGACGACGGCGGCACACCCCATCGCGGCCGGGAATACCAGCCGCCGCCGGGCCGTCCCTACCTGCATGATCCGCCGCCCCTTTCACCCCTGCCCGGCTTCCGTTATGGTGCCGCCATGAGCGACTCGCACCAGATCGCCTTCTGCACCGTGCCGGACCGGGAAACCGCGGAGCGCATCGCCATGGCGCTCGTCGAGCGGCGGCTGGCGGCCTGCGTCAACATCCTCCCCGGCCTGAGCTCCGTGTATCGCTGGCAGGGCGCCGTGCAGCACGACGAGGAGCTGCTGCTGCTGATCAAGACCCGCGGCGGGCTGGCATCCCGCCTGCAGGCGGCGATCCGCGAGCTGCATCCCTATGAACTTCCGGAGATCGTGGCAGTCCCAATCGTTGCCGGCCTGCCCGACTATCTGCACTGGATCGACGACAACCTAGCGGAACCCGCCCCATGACACCAAGCCCCTGTCGACCCCGCCCCCTGTTTGCCCTGCTGCTCGGACTGCTGACCCTCTACTGGGCCCCCTTCGCCCAGGCCTTCTTCGGCGAGGACGAGCTGCTGCCGGTGGAAGAGGCCTTCGCCTTCAGTGCCGAGGTGACGCCGGACGGCCGCCTGCACGCCCGCTGGGAGGTGGCGGATGGCTACTATCTGTACCGCTCGCGCATCCAGCTGCACTCCAACACCCCGGGGATCGAGATCGGCGAACCGGTCTTCCCGCCGGGCGAACCCAAGCAGGACGAGTTCTTCGGCGAGATGGAGGTCTACCACGGGAAAGTAGAGATCGTCGCCCCGCTGCTGGTCAAGGACCCGGCCCTCGACAGCCTCGAGCTGCGGGTCAGCTCCCAGGGCTGCGCCGAGCGCGGCGTCTGCTACCCGCCACACACCCGGATCATCAAGCTGAAGCTGCCGCCAGCCGCCGCCCCCCCGGCCCCGGCGGCCAGCAAGCCCGGCCCCTTCCAGGCCCTGAAGGATCTCGGCCAGAGCCTCGGCCTTGGCGCCGAGGAGGGCATCCCTCCGGTGGAGGTCGCCTTCCGGGTCAGCGCCGGGGTACTCGACGCCAACACCCTGCGCGTCCGCTGGGACATCGACGACTGCTGCTACCTGTACCGCAAGCGGCTCAGCTTCGAGCTGCTGGATGGCGAAGGGGTTCGGCTGCTGGAGGCCCGCCTGCCGGCCGGCGATCCCAAGGACGACCCCATCTTCGGACGGGTCGAGGTCTACCACAAGACGGTCGAGGCCATCCTTCCCCTGGCGCGC harbors:
- the groES gene encoding co-chaperone GroES translates to MNIRPLHDRVIIKRMEEERTTAGGIVIPDTAAEKPVRGEVIAVGNGKILENGEVRPLDVKVGDKVLFGKYAGTEVVVEGEDLLVMREEDIMAVIED
- a CDS encoding FxsA family protein, whose amino-acid sequence is MNPFPLLLVLFLVIPAVEIYVLIKVGNLLGAIPTVFLVVFTAVLGALLLRQQGLSTLQRVQLSMMRGELPAMELLEGAVLLVSGALLLTPGFVTDTLGFLGLIPPVRRWLIRAFLRGGGGFPPAGPAAPGAERGPVTLEGEYTRDDD
- the cutA gene encoding divalent-cation tolerance protein CutA, whose amino-acid sequence is MSDSHQIAFCTVPDRETAERIAMALVERRLAACVNILPGLSSVYRWQGAVQHDEELLLLIKTRGGLASRLQAAIRELHPYELPEIVAVPIVAGLPDYLHWIDDNLAEPAP